The Mercurialis annua linkage group LG2, ddMerAnnu1.2, whole genome shotgun sequence genome contains a region encoding:
- the LOC126666930 gene encoding uncharacterized protein LOC126666930, producing MAFSKTFLLLALVFAVVLLITSEVSARELSETKENEGLEDYGGHGGRGGYGGGGRGNYGGGHRGGYGGGHRGEYGGGHRGGYGGGRGGHRGGRGGHGGYPGHGGAATTETQVKAEGGN from the exons ATGGCGTTCTCAAAAACATTCCTTCTTCTTGCTCTTGTTTTTGCTGTGGTTCTTCTTATCACTTCCGAGGTCTCAGCTCGGGAACTTTCCGAGACTA AGGAAAATGAAGGACTTGAAGATTATGGAGGGCATGGTGGCCGCGGAGGATATGGCGGTGGCGGCCGTGGAAATTATGGAGGTGGCCACCGTGGAGGATATGGAGGCGGCCACCGTGGAGAATATGGAGGCGGCCACCGTGGAGGATACGGTGGTGGACGCGGAGGACACCGTGGTGGACGGGGAGGACATGGCGGTTACCCAGGTCACGGTGGTGCTGCTACAACTGAGACGCAAGTGAAAGCTGAAGGTGGGAACTAA